One region of Priestia megaterium genomic DNA includes:
- a CDS encoding Na+/H+ antiporter NhaC family protein, with protein sequence MESSWFSIIPFLIVIPIAIFTKQVLPGLFLGLLVGAYLIDHSIVGGVEKLLHYVVQALRNKSNIEIVVFLYAFSGLIGMIKMAGGVKGFVETAAERIDTRKKALILTYVSTIGTFSAPTFRFVTIAPIMRALLKKVKMTTAELGFVIETTATPVIVLIPVATAFVGYMVSIIQMAIDHQGIKQDAYSLFIQSIPYNFFSIVIILVGIYFSFFHHSTSTAPMKLEEEDEKDWHDCHPCVSKDLPSKPWNLLVPLLVVISLTLLLTWWSGHRKSHTFFEAFIKADVLEAMVVALIMTTLITLIFFLFQRFTLQNLLNGFITGGNDLMSVILLLSVVWGLSAVTEDLGFSNFVTAHSKWIPQMFVTPFMFIFGAAISYFIGSAWGTWGILMPLGVSLASSADLSLPLIIGAVFASGSFGAFSSPLSDDTNTIAKILDLSVIEYAKYKLKPALIAAGITVAFYLVVSFLF encoded by the coding sequence ATGGAATCTAGTTGGTTTTCAATTATACCGTTTTTAATTGTTATTCCAATAGCTATTTTCACCAAACAAGTGCTGCCAGGGTTGTTTTTAGGCTTATTAGTAGGCGCTTATTTGATTGATCATTCGATTGTCGGAGGTGTTGAAAAGTTACTTCACTACGTTGTACAAGCTCTTAGAAATAAAAGTAATATAGAAATCGTTGTCTTTTTATACGCGTTTTCAGGGCTTATCGGAATGATTAAGATGGCTGGAGGAGTTAAAGGTTTTGTGGAAACAGCTGCAGAAAGAATTGATACAAGAAAAAAAGCTCTTATTTTAACCTATGTTTCAACCATTGGAACATTCAGTGCTCCCACCTTTCGTTTTGTGACGATCGCGCCCATTATGAGAGCGCTGCTGAAAAAAGTGAAAATGACGACAGCAGAGCTAGGGTTTGTTATTGAAACAACTGCTACTCCTGTTATCGTCTTAATTCCCGTGGCAACGGCATTTGTGGGATATATGGTCTCAATCATTCAAATGGCAATTGATCATCAAGGCATAAAACAAGACGCTTATTCTTTGTTTATTCAAAGCATTCCTTATAATTTCTTTTCGATTGTGATTATTTTAGTAGGGATTTATTTCAGCTTTTTTCATCATTCAACGTCTACGGCTCCTATGAAGCTCGAGGAAGAAGACGAAAAAGATTGGCATGATTGTCATCCTTGCGTATCGAAGGATTTGCCTTCTAAGCCTTGGAATTTGTTAGTACCTTTACTTGTTGTGATTTCACTTACCTTACTTTTAACATGGTGGAGTGGACATCGTAAGAGTCACACCTTTTTTGAAGCATTTATTAAAGCAGACGTGTTAGAAGCGATGGTAGTAGCTTTAATTATGACTACGTTAATTACCCTCATTTTTTTCTTGTTTCAGCGCTTTACATTACAGAATTTGCTTAATGGTTTTATCACAGGAGGCAATGACTTGATGTCCGTTATTTTGTTGTTATCGGTAGTATGGGGATTATCCGCTGTGACAGAAGACTTAGGTTTTTCAAATTTCGTGACGGCACATTCTAAGTGGATTCCTCAAATGTTTGTCACTCCGTTCATGTTTATCTTTGGAGCCGCTATTTCTTACTTTATCGGATCTGCTTGGGGAACGTGGGGGATTTTAATGCCGCTTGGCGTATCGCTTGCAAGTTCTGCAGATCTTTCTTTGCCGTTAATTATCGGTGCGGTGTTTGCGAGCGGTTCCTTTGGAGCGTTTTCTTCACCTTTAAGCGATGATACGAATACCATCGCCAAAATATTAGATTTATCTGTTATTGAATATGCCAAATATAAATTAAAGCCAGCTTTAATTGCAGCGGGAATAACAGTTGCTTTCTATCTTGTTGTATCTTTCTTATTTTGA
- a CDS encoding GerAB/ArcD/ProY family transporter — translation MLILLNEINISAAQFRKLVTLYSIGSTIIVVPAAITADAHQDAWIAALFGVASGIGLVLLFTSLGKMFPTLTLMEMNEKILGKLFGKIVSAVFVLSNLFISSQVLYYVGNFLTTQILPYTPLTAIHIAFMSVVIVGVRLGIEVIARSAEILFPWFVGLFGLLILSMIPQIKIEHIQPVFEIHPKAFIRAVLTFLSMSSLTYTILLMIFPSHTPDTKKSTQSFYIGNIAGGLVMVTLILLGILVLGPYYSQITMFPSYELGRRIDVGNFLQGIEVVIAILWFITLFFKLCIYFYATLLGFANVFHIKDYKLFSFPVALIMITLSLIVYPSVSYQKDWDTKTWIPYSLLVGILYPLFLLIAGFIQNKKQHSSNSD, via the coding sequence GTGCTCATTTTGCTTAATGAAATCAATATTTCGGCTGCGCAATTTCGCAAGCTAGTAACTTTATATAGCATCGGAAGCACAATTATTGTTGTGCCTGCTGCTATTACGGCTGATGCTCATCAAGACGCCTGGATTGCAGCACTTTTCGGTGTAGCATCAGGAATTGGCTTAGTTTTGCTTTTTACCTCACTAGGAAAAATGTTTCCAACGCTTACGCTGATGGAAATGAACGAAAAAATTTTAGGTAAACTGTTTGGAAAGATTGTTTCTGCTGTTTTTGTATTATCCAATTTGTTTATCAGCAGTCAAGTTCTTTACTATGTAGGGAATTTTCTCACTACACAAATTCTTCCCTACACGCCGCTTACAGCCATCCACATTGCGTTTATGAGTGTGGTTATCGTAGGAGTACGCCTAGGAATAGAAGTTATTGCACGAAGTGCCGAGATTTTATTCCCTTGGTTTGTCGGATTGTTCGGACTTCTGATTTTGTCTATGATTCCGCAAATTAAAATAGAGCATATTCAGCCTGTGTTCGAAATACATCCAAAAGCTTTTATTCGGGCTGTTTTAACGTTTTTAAGCATGAGTTCTTTGACTTATACGATTCTGCTTATGATTTTCCCTTCCCATACACCAGACACAAAAAAGTCCACTCAATCTTTTTATATAGGGAATATAGCCGGTGGACTAGTGATGGTTACGTTAATCTTACTCGGAATTTTAGTGCTTGGTCCTTATTACTCCCAAATCACCATGTTTCCAAGCTATGAATTAGGAAGAAGAATTGATGTAGGAAACTTTCTTCAAGGAATTGAAGTAGTCATTGCTATTTTGTGGTTTATTACTCTCTTTTTTAAGCTTTGCATTTACTTTTACGCTACTCTTTTGGGGTTTGCCAATGTATTTCATATAAAGGACTACAAGCTATTTTCTTTTCCAGTCGCACTCATCATGATTACACTTTCCCTTATTGTGTATCCAAGCGTTTCTTATCAAAAAGATTGGGATACAAAAACGTGGATTCCCTACAGCTTACTTGTAGGCATCTTATATCCGCTTTTCCTTTTAATTGCAGGATTTATTCAAAACAAAAAGCAGCATTCTTCTAACAGCGACTAA
- a CDS encoding Ger(x)C family spore germination protein produces the protein MKRKSLFLLVMTIMMVLLTSCWSKKELTDLAFVSAMGIDKTKNGRYELTFQIINPGNVAGLQGGGGTQSPPVTIYSASGDNLVEASRRASARISRRLYYAHTNLVVIGEKLAREEGINILIDSIDRDPEFRITTSLVIANQSSAADLVKALTPVDKIPANKIMKTLEFTQRKWGENLKVSFQEVMRSLESPGGEALVSGFRLVGNPQQAEKLDNLQQSAPEATLRASGIAVFKNGKLIDWLYNSPARGSVWILDKIQGTDINIDWKGKKEALAYQTVRQKTDVSVKMKKGKPYVSVHTRVEGDLGEVEVPVDTRQPAVIKKMEKAAGKEIKKELQTAIKQAQTDKVDIFGFGEALERTRPNQWEKFKSEWDDVYFPKLDVDVTVEAYIRRTGLRNKSFLSSVKEKQQ, from the coding sequence ATGAAACGTAAAAGTTTATTTTTACTGGTAATGACCATAATGATGGTATTGCTTACGAGCTGCTGGAGTAAAAAAGAATTAACAGACCTTGCATTTGTATCGGCAATGGGCATTGATAAAACGAAAAACGGACGGTATGAGCTTACCTTTCAAATTATTAACCCGGGAAACGTAGCTGGCTTACAAGGGGGCGGCGGTACCCAAAGTCCGCCTGTTACGATCTATTCTGCTTCTGGCGATAATTTAGTTGAAGCAAGCAGACGCGCTTCAGCTAGAATTTCCCGAAGACTTTATTATGCCCATACCAACTTAGTCGTGATCGGAGAAAAACTAGCGCGTGAAGAAGGAATTAACATTCTTATTGATTCTATTGATCGCGATCCTGAATTTCGAATTACGACTTCCCTAGTCATCGCAAACCAGTCAAGTGCTGCTGATTTGGTAAAAGCACTAACGCCTGTCGATAAAATTCCAGCAAACAAAATTATGAAAACGCTGGAGTTCACTCAAAGAAAATGGGGAGAAAATCTAAAGGTTTCCTTTCAAGAAGTGATGAGGTCTCTCGAATCTCCCGGAGGAGAAGCACTAGTCTCGGGTTTTCGTTTAGTTGGAAATCCTCAACAAGCAGAAAAATTAGATAACCTCCAGCAAAGCGCACCAGAAGCTACCCTTCGTGCTTCTGGCATTGCTGTTTTTAAAAATGGAAAGTTAATCGACTGGTTGTACAATAGTCCAGCCAGAGGCAGCGTTTGGATTCTTGATAAAATACAAGGAACGGATATTAATATAGATTGGAAAGGAAAAAAAGAAGCGCTTGCCTATCAAACAGTTCGTCAAAAAACGGATGTATCTGTAAAAATGAAAAAAGGAAAACCTTACGTGTCCGTTCACACTCGCGTAGAAGGCGATCTTGGAGAAGTGGAGGTCCCTGTTGATACACGTCAACCTGCCGTAATCAAAAAAATGGAAAAAGCTGCAGGTAAAGAAATAAAAAAAGAATTACAAACAGCTATTAAACAAGCTCAGACAGACAAAGTTGACATCTTTGGGTTTGGAGAAGCACTGGAACGCACGCGCCCCAATCAGTGGGAAAAATTCAAATCAGAATGGGATGACGTTTATTTTCCAAAATTAGATGTAGACGTTACAGTAGAAGCTTACATTCGCCGAACGGGTCTGCGCAATAAATCGTTTCTCTCTAGCGTAAAAGAAAAACAACAATGA
- a CDS encoding phospholipase D-like domain-containing protein yields MIVVLYFIYVFVTAVVLFYVPLHKGKDLKVMNTENFYGKKESTDRVMLLENGYFSGLVRMQMIQEARHTIDIAYFSIGKGRSSDLLMGALFEAADRGIRIRVLLDGISHGLKGKRKNVLYALAFHNNIELKYYEPFTILKPWTWHNRLHDKIIVVDGQLGISGGRNIGDKYLASQPDKNFVYDRDVLIYNTKQESNSVILSMEKYVEKLWNHPYTRKAFPKLKKTKQFRGLSGKKLLIDQYEEAKKANEPFVHPYIVWRESTMPTRKVSFIANPIQRMNKSPFIWKTFIKLSEQAEKSIVVQSPYIVPTKEMEQYIDKSVKSKVQRIILTNSITSTPNAMAFSAYLGVKNRVIKAASKLYEYQQPYSIHGKSVVYDQRLSAVGSFNLDSRSVFLNTESMVMIDSEEFAAELTGAIETKISHSTLVGNEGEPVGFNTDSQKNVPPVKSALLHILSVFTRFWRHFV; encoded by the coding sequence ATGATTGTCGTATTGTACTTCATATATGTATTCGTAACTGCAGTGGTACTGTTTTATGTCCCTTTGCACAAGGGAAAAGACTTAAAAGTAATGAATACTGAGAATTTTTACGGAAAGAAAGAATCCACAGACCGTGTTATGCTTTTGGAAAACGGTTATTTTTCAGGGCTTGTTCGGATGCAGATGATTCAAGAAGCGAGGCATACAATCGATATTGCGTACTTTTCCATCGGCAAAGGTCGTTCGTCGGATTTACTTATGGGTGCTTTATTCGAAGCTGCGGACCGAGGTATACGTATTCGAGTGCTGTTAGACGGGATCTCTCATGGGCTAAAAGGCAAGAGAAAAAATGTTCTTTATGCTCTAGCTTTCCACAATAATATTGAATTAAAGTACTATGAGCCCTTTACTATTCTTAAACCTTGGACATGGCATAACCGTCTTCACGATAAAATAATAGTAGTCGATGGCCAATTAGGTATTAGTGGAGGACGAAATATCGGAGATAAATACTTGGCCAGTCAACCGGATAAAAATTTTGTCTATGACCGTGATGTGCTGATTTATAATACAAAGCAAGAAAGTAATAGTGTCATTCTCTCAATGGAGAAGTATGTAGAGAAATTATGGAACCACCCGTATACGCGCAAAGCTTTTCCAAAGCTTAAGAAAACTAAACAATTTCGTGGCCTTTCAGGAAAGAAATTGTTAATAGATCAATACGAAGAGGCCAAAAAAGCAAACGAACCCTTTGTCCATCCTTATATTGTATGGAGAGAATCAACGATGCCTACAAGAAAGGTTTCTTTTATTGCAAATCCTATTCAAAGAATGAATAAAAGCCCTTTTATATGGAAAACGTTTATTAAGCTTTCTGAGCAAGCTGAAAAATCCATTGTCGTTCAAAGTCCTTATATTGTACCAACAAAAGAGATGGAACAGTATATAGATAAGTCAGTAAAATCTAAAGTGCAAAGAATTATTTTAACGAATTCTATTACGTCCACTCCGAATGCTATGGCTTTTTCTGCATACTTAGGAGTGAAAAACCGCGTCATAAAAGCGGCTTCAAAGCTTTATGAATATCAACAGCCTTATTCCATTCACGGGAAATCCGTTGTTTACGACCAGCGTTTGAGCGCAGTTGGTTCTTTTAACTTAGATTCACGTTCTGTATTTTTAAATACTGAATCTATGGTTATGATAGATAGTGAAGAATTTGCAGCCGAGCTAACAGGGGCTATTGAAACTAAAATTTCTCACAGTACGCTTGTGGGAAATGAGGGGGAACCTGTGGGTTTTAATACGGATTCTCAAAAAAACGTGCCTCCTGTAAAATCTGCACTCCTCCATATTCTTTCAGTCTTCACGCGATTTTGGAGACATTTTGTATAG
- a CDS encoding GerAB/ArcD/ProY family transporter, translated as MKPVVKISTIQFRMLVMLYTIGSTIVIAPAAMTVDSKQTAWIPAILGVACGFVLVKVYIALGLLFKDKNLVEINDVVFGKYLGKGVSCLFVLSTVITCSRIVYYVGSFLNTHIMMETPLLAIHIIFMLVVVFGARLGLETIARCCEIFFPWFVGLLGIFIFSLTPQMKLENLMPLMDIHLKPLTHSVLIFLSITYFTFAPLMMIFPLHLRKPEKGAKALMSGSLLGGFIMVIVIFSCIIVIGSYHSSTTMFPVYEMAKRIEVGNFLQGIEVIIAIIWFLTLFFKVSLYFHASIAGLCHIFNINETRFLTLPMGLIVTTFSIIVYPTITYQKTWLAETWIPYSFLMGALYPFILLIIGWIRFKPAKIKIKKIIKST; from the coding sequence GTGAAACCTGTAGTTAAAATTTCAACGATTCAATTTCGCATGCTCGTCATGCTTTATACAATTGGAAGCACAATTGTTATTGCTCCAGCGGCTATGACTGTTGATTCTAAGCAAACCGCTTGGATTCCGGCTATCCTTGGAGTAGCATGCGGATTTGTATTAGTGAAAGTATATATAGCTCTCGGACTTTTATTTAAAGATAAAAATCTGGTAGAAATCAATGATGTAGTATTTGGAAAATATCTAGGAAAAGGTGTATCTTGTTTATTTGTCCTATCTACTGTCATAACGTGCAGCCGCATTGTATACTACGTCGGAAGTTTTTTAAATACCCATATTATGATGGAAACGCCGCTGCTTGCTATTCACATTATTTTTATGCTTGTGGTTGTTTTCGGGGCAAGACTCGGGCTAGAAACAATTGCACGCTGCTGTGAAATCTTTTTCCCGTGGTTTGTTGGCCTTCTCGGGATTTTTATTTTTTCACTAACTCCTCAAATGAAACTTGAAAATCTTATGCCTTTAATGGACATTCACTTAAAGCCGCTGACTCATTCGGTTCTTATCTTTCTTAGCATTACTTATTTTACTTTTGCTCCTTTGATGATGATTTTCCCCCTTCATTTAAGAAAACCTGAAAAAGGAGCTAAAGCTTTAATGAGCGGCAGCCTGCTAGGTGGATTTATTATGGTAATTGTTATTTTTTCTTGTATAATCGTTATTGGTTCTTATCATTCTTCAACTACCATGTTTCCCGTATATGAAATGGCTAAGCGAATTGAGGTGGGAAATTTTTTGCAAGGAATCGAGGTAATTATTGCCATTATATGGTTTCTTACTCTTTTCTTTAAAGTTTCTCTTTATTTTCATGCTTCCATCGCTGGACTTTGTCATATTTTTAACATCAATGAAACTCGATTTCTAACGTTACCGATGGGATTAATTGTTACGACTTTTTCCATTATTGTGTACCCAACCATTACCTATCAAAAAACATGGTTAGCCGAAACGTGGATTCCCTATAGTTTTTTGATGGGAGCTTTATATCCTTTTATTCTTCTTATCATAGGATGGATTCGTTTTAAACCAGCTAAAATAAAAATAAAAAAGATAATAAAATCCACATAA
- a CDS encoding GerAB/ArcD/ProY family transporter, whose amino-acid sequence MEKAKISATQLFILMVLFELGSALLVPLAMRAKQDAWLAILIGMLFSFFFFLVYHKLYSYYPDLLPTEYMQKILGKVLGTLLAFVYIVYFLYDASRVLRDFGEMLLTFAYPDTPLFIANALLMLVIIYITRKGIEAIARSGELLFIFMYFLAVAGFILIISSGLIDFKNLQPVLKEGVLPVAKIALTETLYFPFTEAIVFTMLLPYLSNPKKASVTMLCATGLSGINLIITMIINISVLGVDLTTRSQFPLLSTVQTIQVADFLERLDVFFMFAMVIGIYFKVSILFYASIIGTATLFKIKSPSRLAYPLGIIVLFLSITIASNFQEHLYEGLHVARFLLHMPLFSIVPLLLLIIAFLKNRKKQHR is encoded by the coding sequence ATGGAAAAAGCAAAAATCAGCGCCACTCAATTATTCATTCTCATGGTATTATTCGAACTGGGGAGCGCTTTATTAGTTCCTCTTGCAATGAGAGCGAAGCAAGATGCATGGCTAGCTATTTTAATTGGAATGCTGTTCAGCTTTTTTTTCTTCTTAGTCTATCATAAGCTCTATTCCTACTATCCGGACCTCCTGCCTACAGAGTATATGCAGAAAATTTTAGGTAAGGTACTGGGAACGCTTCTTGCATTCGTATATATTGTTTATTTTTTATACGATGCATCACGAGTTCTAAGAGATTTCGGAGAAATGCTTCTTACCTTTGCTTATCCCGATACGCCTTTATTTATTGCTAATGCTTTATTAATGCTGGTCATTATCTATATAACACGAAAAGGAATTGAAGCGATAGCGAGGTCAGGAGAGCTTCTGTTTATTTTTATGTATTTTCTGGCTGTTGCAGGCTTCATTTTAATTATTAGCTCAGGATTAATTGATTTTAAGAACTTACAGCCGGTATTAAAAGAAGGAGTGCTCCCTGTTGCAAAAATTGCTTTAACCGAAACGCTGTATTTTCCTTTCACAGAGGCTATTGTATTTACCATGCTTCTTCCTTATTTGAGCAATCCCAAAAAAGCAAGTGTCACCATGCTATGCGCAACGGGATTAAGCGGAATTAATCTAATTATTACGATGATCATTAACATTAGCGTGCTTGGAGTTGATCTGACGACAAGATCACAGTTCCCTCTTCTTAGTACTGTCCAAACGATCCAAGTAGCTGATTTTTTAGAGCGTCTAGATGTATTTTTTATGTTCGCTATGGTGATTGGGATTTATTTCAAAGTTAGCATCTTGTTTTATGCTTCTATAATAGGTACAGCTACTTTATTTAAAATTAAATCTCCTTCACGTCTAGCGTATCCTTTAGGCATCATTGTGTTATTTTTGTCGATTACAATCGCTAGTAATTTTCAAGAACACCTTTATGAAGGACTACACGTAGCGAGATTTCTTTTGCATATGCCGCTATTTTCTATCGTACCCCTACTGCTTCTGATTATCGCCTTTTTGAAGAATAGGAAGAAGCAGCACAGATAG